The nucleotide sequence GTCGGAGTCATCGCCCATCAGCCCGACCACGAGGACCACGACGACGATCGTGGCGACGGCTGCCACCGCGATCAGCCCCGCCAGCAGCCAGCGGTGCACCACGACCGAGTCCTGCGGGGGACCACTCTCGCCCGGGGGAGCCGGCTGGTCGGGATCTTCGGGGTGGGTGAGGTGGTCGTCAGACATCACAGTCCTTCGGCTCCGCGAAAAGCGGAGCGGCGCAACGGGGTAGGCGGAGCAGCCGGGTGGTGTCCCGGCGGCGCGGCCTACTTTCGCACGGATCTAGCTGAGCCGGACGGTCACTCCTCCGGAGAACACCGAGTCGTGCAGCTCCAGCGTTGTGGGCACCGCGTCCTTCGGGATGTCGAAGACGAGTGTGCCTTGCACGCTGTTGCCCGGGTTTATCTCAGCCAGGAAGTTGTCCGAGTCGAGGTAGATGCCTGCCATAGTGTCCGTGGACAGCTCTCGTCCCTGCTGGTCAGTCATCTTCTGGGCGCTCCCGGCGAACATTTGTTGGCGGTCCCCAATGTTTCGCACAGTGAGCTTCACAACGACGAACTGGCCCTGAGCTGTGGCCTTCAAGTAACCGCTGCCGACCGAAGCCTTTCCGGGCTGGACGGTAGTCACCACGAACTCGAACTTTCCGTCGCGCACGGGACTGCCGATCGTGGCCAGCGGAGGTGCACTCGCCGATGGCTGAGGGCTGGGAGGTGCATTCACCGATGGCTGAGGGCTGGGCGGTGGATCCACCGATGGCTGAGGGCTGGGCGGCGCGCTGGCCGATTGCTTAGAGCCTGCTGACTTGCCCGCGGAATATCCGTCCGAAAACTCTTCACTCGAGGCAACAGCGATAGCGCCCATGAAGACGATGAACGCGGCGAGTGCGATGAGAATTTTGTGGCGAGCAATCCAGCTCGGCCTCGCTTCGGGCAAGCAGGCGAATGCGTCTGGACGCTCGCCTGCGGCATCACGCCGACCGGGTGCTGTGGTGCCCTCGGTGAGATTCGAACTCACACTGGACGGGTTTTGAATCCGTTGCCTCTGCCGTTGGGCTACGAGGGCTCGCCGGGCCCCACTCTAGAAGACGCGGACAGCCGCGGTCGTGCCGGTAGGCTCAGCCTCCCAGCAGGACGGCAGGAGGCAGCCCGTGAGCGACCCACTCAGCAGGCGTTCGATGGTCGACGGTGCTCCCAGCTCCGACGGTAACCGCAAGCCCCGGCGCGTGCTCGTGGCCGAGGACGAGGCGCTGATCCGGCTCGACCTGGTGGAGATGCTCCGCGAGGTCGGCTACGAGATCGCCGGCGAGGCGGCCGACGGCCAGGAGGCGGTCGACCTCACCCGCTCCCTCAAGCCCGACGTCGTCATCATGGACGTCAAGATGCCCCGCCGCGACGGCATCGACGCCGCTGGCGAGATCGCCGCGGAACGTCTTGCGCCCGTGGTCATCCTCACCGCCTTCAGCCAGCGGGAGCTGGTCGAGCGTGCGCGCGACGCCGGCGCGATGGCCTACCTGGTCAAGCCGTTCTCGGTGGCCGACATCGTGCCCGCGGTGGAGCTGGCCGCCTCCCGCTTCGCCGAGCTGTCCGCGCTGGAGGCCGAGGTCGCCGACCTCAACGGTCGCCTCGCCGCGCGCAAGGTCATCGAGCGGGCCAAGGGCGTGCTCATGCAGACGCTCTCGCTCACCGAGCCGCAGGCGTTCCGCTGGATCCAGCGCAACGCCATGGACCAGCGCACCACCATGCAGGCGGTCGCCCAGGCGCTGCTGGACCAAGCCACCTCCGACTGACCGGGGCCATTCCCCGCCCGGACGGGGAAATCCGACTAAACGGACACCGTCTTCGTCGGAAACGGGTCGGCCATTGTTACGGCGAGTTATTTTTGTGTCGCCACTTCGTCACACGCGCTGCCGCTTCACCGTTGTGGCGTTACCTCTGCGTTAGGTTCACCCCCGTGTCGGCGCGCGCCGACGCCTCCCGGCGTTACTGGGGGACTCGACCACCCGGAGGTTTACGTGCGTCGTCGCAAGCTCACAACGGTTTTGGTGCTGGTGGGAGCCGCCACCTTGACCCTCAGCGCCTGTGGCTCGAAGTCGAGCGACAGCTCCGGCGGATCGGGCTCGTCCGCACCGCTCGCCATTGCGCCGCTGGTGCAGATCGACCAGTCCGGCAAGGAGGTTGCGGCTTCCAGCACCACCGCCGCAGCCGACCCGGCCGGGGACGGAAAGGCCACCTGCACCAACGTCAAGCTGGCCTTTGCCGGCGCCAAGACCGGCCCCAACGCCGCCCTGGGCATCAACATCCGCAACGGCGCCAAGGTGGCGCTGGATGCGCACAACAAGGCCAACCCGGGCTGCCAGGTGGAAATGGTGGACTTCGACACCGAGGGTGACCCGCAGAAGGCCACCCAGGTGGCGCCGCAGATCGTCAGCGACCCCTCCGTCATCGGCCTGCTCGGCCCGGCGTTCTCCGGCGAGACCAAGGCCACCGGCGGCATCTTCGCCCAGGCCGGGCTGCCCTCGCTGAGCGCCTCGGCCACCAACGTCGCGCTCACCACCAACGGCTGGAAGACCTTCTACCGCGGTCTGGCCAACGACGGCGTCCAGGGTCCCTCCGTGGCCAAGTACCTCACCGACTCGCAGGGCTTCAAGAAGATCTGCGTGGTCCAGGACGACTCCGACTACGGCGTGGGCCTGGCCAAGGCCGTCGAGGACGCACTGGGCAGCGCCGCCGACAAGAGCTGCTCCGCCAGCGTCAAGACCGGTGACAAGGACTTCTCCGCCACCTCCACCTCCATCAAGAGCGCCAACGCCGACGCGATCTTCTACGCCGGCTACTTCGCCGAGGCGGCGCCGCTGGTCACCCAGCTGCGCAGCGCCGGCGTGACCGCCAAGTTCGTCTCCGCCGACGGCACCAACGACCCGGAGTTCGTCAAGCAGGCCGGGTCCTCCGCCCAGGACGCGCTGCTCTCCTGCCCGTGCGGCCCGGCGCCGGACAGCTACAAGGCCGCCTACAAGGCCGCGAACAACGCCGAGCCGGGTGTCTACTCCACCGAGGGCTACGACCTGACCACGATCATGCTCAAGGGCATCGACGCCGGGAAGACCACCCGCGCGGACCTGGCGGCCTTCGTCAAGAGCTACGACGGCGCCGGCCTGGCCCGCAACTACAAGTGGAACGACAAGGGCGAGCTCGACAACGCCCTGATCTGGATGTACCAGGTCAAGTGATCCACCCCTGACCCGAGCTGAGGGCAGTGCCTGACCGGTCGTCCGGCACTGCCCTCAGCGCGGTCACGGGCTGCACCCCTTCCTGCCCACCCTGCTACGAGCTGCTGGGAGCACACATGAAACGGCGTGGTCTGTGAGCACGACGACCGGCGCGACGGCCGACGGCGCCACGACGCTGGCGGTGAGCCCCATCGGGTTCGACGTCGAGTCCCTGGTGGACAACTTCTGGCAGCTGACCGTGGACGGACTGTCCTACGGCGCCATCTACGCCCTGATCGCGGTGGGCTACACCCTGGTGTACGGGGTGCTCAAGCTGATCAACTTCGCCCACTCCGAGATCTTCATGCTCGGCATGTTCGGGCAGTACCTGGCACTGATGGCCCTCGGCTTCGCCCCCAGCGGCAACACCTACACCGAGGGCATCGTCTTCACCGTCGGCTACCTGGCCATCGCGCTGGTGGCCGGCATGCTGGTCTCTGGCGGGGCCGCGGTGGCCCTGGAACGAGTCGCCTACCGGCCGCTGCGCAAGCGCCGTGCCTCCTCGCTGACCTTCCTCATCACCGCCATCGGCGCCTCCTTCGTGCTGCAGGAGTTCGTGCACTTCATCCTGCCGCGCATCGACTCCGACCTCGGTGGCTCCACCGCGCAGCAGCCGATCAAGCTGGTCGACCCCAAGGAGCAGTTCACCGTCTTCGGCGCCTCGGTCACCAACGTGACGCTGGTGATCATCGTGGCCGCGCTGGTGCTGGCCGCGATGGCCGACATCGTCATCAACCGCACCCGCTTCGGCCGAGGCATCCGCGCGGTGGCACAGGACCCGGACACCGCGACGCTGATGGGGGTCTCCCGCGAGCGGGTGATCATGCTGACGTTCCTGCTCGGCGGTCTGCTCGCCGGCGCTGCCGCGCTCTTCTACACCCTCAAGATCCCCTCCGGGATCATCTTCAACGGTGGCTTCATCCTCGGCATCAAGGCCTTCGCCGCCGCCGTGCTCGGCGGCATCGGCAACCTGCGCGGCGCCCTGCTCGGCGGGCTGCTGCTCGGGGTGATGGAGCTCTACGGCCAGGCGCTGTTCGGCTCCGAGTGGCGCGACGTGGTGGCCTTCGCGCTGCTGGTGGGCGTGCTGCTGATCCGCCCGACCGGAATCCTCGGCGAGTCACTCGGAAGGTCACGCGCATGAGCACCTCGGCCAAGGACCTCACCCCGCCGCCGGTCGGCGCCAAGTCCGCCGGCGAACCACCCCCGCGCGGGGTGGGCGACGCGCTGCGCGTGTGGTGGAACGGCCTGGCTCGGCCGGCACAGTGGGGCTTCGCGGTGCCGGCCATCCTCGTCATCGCGCTGCTGCCAGTGCTCAAGCCGCCGCTGATCACCACCCCCGGCACCGACTTCGGCGGGGTGATGGCCCAGTTCTCTGTCTACGCGCTGCTGGCCATCGGGCTCAACGTGGTGGTCGGCCAGACCGGGTTGCTCGACCTCGGCTACGTCGGGTTCTACGCCATGGGCGCCTACACCGTGGCCATCTTGACCAGCCCCAACTCGCCGTGGAACCAGACCGGTCCGGACGGCTGGCTCAGCGACAAGTGGGCCTGGTTGGCAGTGCTGCCGCTGGCGGTGATCATCACCGCGATGTCGGGGGTCATCCTGGGCACGCCAACCCTGCGGCTGCGCGGTGACTACCTGGCCATCGTCACCCTCGGCTTCGGTGAGATCGTGCGGCTGCTCAGCGACAACCTCAAGGAGATCACCGGCGGCGGGCAGGGCCTGTCCGCGGTGGCCTACCCGCGGGTGGGGGAGACCGAGGCCAACCCCAACGGCATCTTCTCCGCCGGCAACAACAGCGGCGCGGTCAACTCCGGCGTCTGGTGGTTCTGGCTCGGCATCGCGCTGATCATCCTGGTCCTCGTGCTGGTGGGGAACCTGGAGCGCAGCCGGGTGGGCCGGGCCTGGGTGGCGATCCGCGAGGACGAGGACGCCGCGGAGATCATGGGCGTGCCCACCTTCCGCTTCAAGCTGTGGGCCTTCGTGATCGGTGCCGCCATCGGTGGCCTCTCCGGTGCGCTGCTCGCCGGGCAGGTGCAGTTCGTGGTGCCGACCGGGTTCAACGTCATCAACTCCATGCTGTTCCTCTGCGCGGTGGTCCTCGGCGGGCAGGGCAACAAGCTCGGGGTCATCGTCGGGGCGTTCATCGTCGTCTACCTGCCCAACCGGGTGATGTCGATCGACATCGGCGGCCAGTCGCTGGGCGACTACAAGTACCTGTTCTTCGGCGTGGCGCTGATCGTGCTGATGATCTTCCGGCCGCAGGGGCTCTTCCCGGTGCGCCAGAAGCTGCTCGCGATGGGCCGCCAGGTGTTCCTGGCGGTGCACCGACGCCCGACACCGTCCGAGGCACCAGTGGAGGCACGCCCATGAGCGAGGAGACCGTCGACGTCCCGCAGGACAGCGAGCTGGTGGTGGATCCCGCGGCGGTGAACCCGGCGCTGACCGACGACGCCGCGGTGGCCGCTGCGGTGGCCCCGCAGCGGGAGGTGCTCACCGCCGAGGGCGGGGCACTGCTGCAGGCGCGCAACCTGACCATGCGCTTCGGCGGGCTGACCGCCCTGGACGACGTCACCTTCGACATCAAGCGTGGCGAGATCCTGGGCATGATCGGTCCCAACGGCGCGGGCAAGACGACCTGCTTCAACGCGATCACCGGGGTCTACCGGCCCACCTCCGGAGAGGTGCTCTTCGACGGTGCCCCGTTGGGCAAGCTCAAGCGCCACCAGATCACCCAGCGCGGCATCGCCCGAACCTTCCAGAACATCCGCCTGTTCGGGGAGATGACGGCGCTGGAGAACGTGGTGGTGGGCACCGACGCCCGGCACCGGACCTCCGTGCCCGGCGCGCTGTTCCGCAGCCGCCGTCACGCCGCCGAGGAGCGCGACGCGGTGGAGCGCGGGATGGCGCTGCTGGAGTTCGTCGGCATCGCCCCGCGCGCGGTGGAGAAGGCCCGCAACCTCTCCTACGGCGACCAGCGCCGCCTGGAGATCGCCCGGGCGCTGGCCACCGAGCCCAAGCTGCTGTGCCTGGACGAGCCGGCCGCGGGGTTCAACCCCAGCGAGAAGTCGGCGCTGATGGACCTCATCCGCAAGACCCGCGACGACGGGTTCACCGTGCTGCTCATCGAGCACGACATGCGCCTGGTGATGGAGGTGACCGACCGCATCGTGGTGCTGGAGTTCGGTCGCAAGATCGCCGAGGGCCTGCCCAAGGATGTTCGGGAAGACCCGGCCGTCATCGCCGCCTACCTAGGAGTGCCCGACGATGCCCTTGCTTGAGATCTCCGACATGACGGTCAGCTACGGCCGCATCGAGGCGCTGCACGGCATCTCCCTGTCCGTGGAGGAGGGCGAGCTGGTCACCCTGCTGGGGGCCAACGGCGCCGGCAAGTCCACCACCATGCGGGCCATCTCCGGGCTGCTGCCGCTCACCCGCGGCACGGTGGTCTTCGACGGCCAGGACATCACCCGGGTGAAGGCGCACGAGCGGGTGCTGCGCGGCATCGTGCAGGCGCCGGAGGGCCGCGGGGTGTTCCCGGGCATGACGGTGCAGGAGAACCTGGACATGGGCTGCTACGCGCGCAAGTTCGCCACCAAGGCGGAGTACAACCAGCGCCTGGACTGGGTGTTCGAGCTGTTCCCGCGGCTGCTGGAGCGGCGCACCCAGGTGGGCGGCACCATGTCCGGCGGCGAGCAGCAGATGGTGGCCATCGGCCGGGCGCTGATGGCGCGCCCGCGGGTGCTGCTGCTGGACGAGCCGTCGATGGGGCTGGCGCCGATGATCATCCAGCAGATCTTCCGGATCATCAGCGAGATCAACTCCCAGGGCACCACGGTGCTGCTGGTGGAGCAGAACGCCCAGCAGGCGCTGACCCGCTCCGACCGCGCCTACATCCTGGAGACCGGCGAGGTCACCCGCACGGGGCCGGGCCGGGAGCTGCTGGCCGACGACAGCGTCAAGGCCGCCTACCTGGGCGTCGCCTAGCCCTTGGGGCGTCTGCAAGTACCACCAACCAGGCGCCCCAAGGTCAGCAACCGCTACCAAGCCCCGCTCTGCCGCCCCGCCCCCGGCGACGCCCCGGCTGTCGGTGCTGGTCTCTAGACTTCGGCCTCGTGAGCCCCACCGCTGAGAACACCGCGCACACCCCCGCCGTCGAGCCCCCGGCCGCCGACGTTCCGGCCGCCGACGAGCCGGCCGCTGCCGTGCCGCCCGCCGACGCCGGGACCACCCAGCCGACGCTGCTGCTGCTGGACGGGCACTCGCTGGCCTACCGCGCGTTCTTCGCCCTGCCCGCGGAGAACTTCCGCACCACCAGCGGCCAGACCACCAACGCGGTCTACGGCTTCACCTCCATGCTGATCAACCTGCTGCGCGACGAGAAGCCCACCCACGTCGCCGCCGCGTTCGACGTCTCCCGCCAGACCTTCCGCGCCGAGACGTTCCCCGAGTACAAGGCCAACCGCAGCGCCACCCCGGACGAGTTCCGCGGCCAGGTGGACATCACCAAGGACGTGCTGGGCGCCATGGGCATCCCGGTGATGGCGCTGGCCGGCTACGAGGCCGACGACATCATCGCCACCCTCACCACCCAGGCCACGGCGCAGGGCTTCCGGGTGCTCGTCTGCACCGGCGACCGCGACGCGCTGCAGCTGGTGGACGACAACGTCACCGTGCTCTACCCGCGCAAGGGCGTCTCCGAGCTCACCCGCTTCACGCCGGAGGAGGTGCAGACCAAGTACAACCTCAGCCCGGTGCAGTACCCGGACTTCGCCGCCCTGCGCGGCGACCCCTCCGACAACCTGCCCGGCATCCCCGGGGTGGGGGAGAAGACCGCCGCCAAGTGGATCCGCGAGTACGGCTCCCTGGAGGAGCTGGTGCAGCGGGTGGACGAGGTCAAGGGCAAGGTCGGTGCCTCGCTGCGGGAGAACCTGTCCTCGGTGCTGCGCAACCGCCAGCTCACCGAGCTGATCCGCGACGTCAGCCTGCCCTACACCCCCGAGCAGCTGGTGCTGGCGCCGTGGGACCGGGAGAAGATCCACGGCCTGTTCGACGACCTGGAGTTCCGGGTGCTGCGGGACCGGCTGTTCGAGACGCTGGCGTCCTCGGAGCCCGAGGCGGAAGAGGGCTTCGACGCCCGCGGCACCACCCTGGAGCCGGGCACCGTGCGTGAGTGGCTGGACACCCACGCCCGCGACGGCTCCCGGGTCGGGCTGTCGGTCAGCGGCACCGGCACCCCCTTCGGCGGCGACACCCTGGGGGTGGCGCTGGCTGCAGCCGACGGCGAGGGCGCGTTCGTCCGCACCTCCGCCATGGACCCCGACGACGAGGCGGCGCTGGGCCAGTGGCTGGCCGACGCCACCATCCCCAAGGCCGCCCACGAGCTCAAGCGGGCCCTGCACGCGCTGCGCGGCCGCGGCTGGACGCTGGTCGGGTCCACCAGCGACACCGCACTCGCGGCGTACCTGGTGCGCCCGGGCCAGCGCAGCTTCAACCTCGCCGACCTGGCGCTGCGCTACCTGCACCGCGAGCTGCGCGCGGAGACCTCCGACGACGGGCAGCTGTCGCTGCTGGACGCCCCCGACGCCGCGGAGGCCGCCGAGGCCACCGGCGAGATCGTCCGGGCCCGTGCCGTGCTCGACCTGGCCGCGGCGCTGGACCAGGAGCTGGCGGAGATCGAGAGCACCTCGCTGCTCACCGAGATGGAGCTGCCGCTGCTGGAGGTGCTGGCCGAGCTGGAGGCCACCGGCATCGCGGTGGACGCCGACAGCCTCAGCGACCTGCAGTCGTCCTTCGCCGCGCAGGTCAAGGAGGCCGCCGACGCTGCCTACGCGGTGATCGGCAAGGAGATCAACCTGGGCTCGCCCAAGCAGCTGCAGGTGGTGCTCTTCGACGAGCTGGACATGCCCAAGACCAAGCGCACCAAGACCGGCTACACCACCGACGCCGATGCGCTGCAGACGCTGTTCACCAGCACCGGGCACCCGTTCCTGGAGCACCTGCTGGCCCACCGCGACGCCACCCGGCTGAAGGTCACCGTGGACGGGTTGCTCAAGTGCATCGCCGAGGACGGGCGCATCCACACCACGTTCAACCAGACGATCGCCGCCACCGGCCGACTGTCCTCCACCGACCCCAACCTGCAGAACATCCCGGTGCGCAACGACGCCGGCCGCCGCATCCGGCAGACCTTCGTGGTGGGCCGCGACTCCGACGGCACCCCCTTCGAGACGCTGATGACCGCGGACTACAGCCAGATCGAGATGCGGATCATGGCGCACCTGTCCGGCGACGAGGGCCTGCTCGAGGCCTTCCGCACCGGGGAGGACCTGCACACCTTCGTGGGCTCGCGGGCCTTCGGGGTGCCGCTGGAGGAGGTCACCCCGGAGCTGCGCCGCCGGGTGAAGGCAATGTCCTACGGGTTGGCGTACGGCCTCAGCGCGTTCGGGCTGGCCAGCCAGCTGCGGATCTCCACGGAGGAGGCCCGTGAGCAGATGGAGGCCTACTTCCGCCGCTTCGGCGGGGTGCGCGACTACCTGCACGAGGTGGTGGAGCAGGCCCGCAAGGTCGGCTACACCTCCACCATCTTCGGGCGCCGGCGCTACCTGCCCGACCTCACCAGCTCCAACCGCCAGCGCCGCGAGGTGGCCGAGCGCGCCGCGCTCAACGCTCCTATCCAGGGCAGCGCCGCGGACATCATCAAGATGGCCATGCTCGGCGTGCACACCGCGCTGCACGAGCAGGGGCTGCGCTCCCGGATGCTGCTGCAGGTGCACGACGAGCTGGTGCTGGAGGTCGCCCAGGGCGAGCGCGAGCAGGTGGAGCAGCTGGTGCGCACCTACATGGGCAACGCCTACCCGCTGGACGTGCCGCTGGAGGTCTCGGTGGGCACCGGCTCGTCCTGGGACGCCGCCGCCCACTAGCCCACTAGCCCGCCGCGCACTGGCGGACCGGGCAGGACGGGCAGCTAGGCGGGCTTGCGGCAGCAGAAGATGGCGGTGCCCGGGAACAGCTCGCCGCGCAGCGGGCTCCACTGGCCCCACTCGCGGTCCAGCCACTCCGGCCAGTCCGGCTCCACCAGGTCCACCAGCTCCAGCCCGGCCGCGACGATCTCGCGGACCCGGTCGCCGAGGGTGCGGTGGTGCTCGGCGTAGGTGGGCCGGCCGTCGGTGTCCACCTCGACGTACGGGGAGCGGTCGAAGTAGGAGATGGTCGCGGTGAGCCCGCGCGGGCCCGGGTCGTCGGGGAAGACCCAGCGCATCGGGTGGTTGACCGAGAACACCCACCGCCCGCCGGGCCGCAGCACCCGCGCCACCTCGGCCATCACCAGCCCGGAGTCGGCCACGAAGGGCACCGCGCCGAAGGCCGAGCAGGCCAGGTCGAAGCTGGCGTCGGCGAAGGGCAGGGCGTCGGCGCTGGCCTGCACCAGCGGCACCTGCGGCCCACCCTGCGCCATCCGGGCCCGTCCGCGGGCCAGCATCCCCGAGGACAGGTCCAGGCCCACCGGGCGGGCACCCTGGCTGGCGAGCCAGCGGCTGCACGGCGCCGACCCGCACCCCACCTCGAGCACGTCGCGGTCGGCCAGCTCACCCAGCAGGTGCACGTCTCCCTCGTGCAGTCCCTCTGGGCACCAGACGAACTCACCGGTCTCGGAGTCCGACCCCAGGAAGTCGCCGTGGGTGCGGTGGTAGTCCTCGGCGTCGGCGTCCCACCACGCCAGGTTGGCGCGCACGCTGTCCTCGGCGCTGAGCCCCACCCGGCTCGGCCCGACGGTGCCCAGGGCGGCGATAGCCTCGCTGTGTCGGGAGGCATCCGCCCCGCTCACGGGGGTCTCGTGGGATCCGGTGCCTGCCTGGGGCGCTCCGGGCGACTGGTTGCTCACTCGTCCTACCTCACGGGTTTGCTGGGGTACTCGACACCCCGTAGGCTTACGCCCGCACGTGGCATGCGTCTCGACGCTTGCAGCTGACCGTGCGATCTTCCCGCACGACGGCTCACTGCAGAACTGAAGAAGACCAGCACGACCACTGTGCGCTGAACACACACAGTATGGCCGAACACCGTCAACCGACTTCCTATCCCTCCGGAGCACTCCACCCCATGCCGACAACCACCCTCCCCTCGTCACGCAGCCCCCAGGTAGCCATCAACGACATTGGCTCCGCCGAGGACTTCATGGCTGCGATCGACGCCACGATCAAGTACTTCAACGACGGTGATCTCGTTGAGGGCACGATCGTGAAGGTCGACCGCGACGAGGTTCTGCTCGACATCGGTTACAAGACCGAAGGCGTCATCCCCTCCCGCGAGCTCTCCATCAAGCACGACGTGGACCCCAACGAGGTTGTCGCCGTCGGCGACATCGTCGAGGCCCTCGTGCTCACGAAGGAGGACAAGGAAGGTCGGCTGATCCTGTCCAAGAAGCGCGCGCAGTACGAGCGCGCCTGGGGCACGATCGAGGCGCTCAAGGAGGCCGACGAGCCGGTCAGCGGCACGGTCATCGAGGTCGTCAAGGGTGGCCTCATCCTGGACATCGGCCTGCGCGGCTTCCTGCCCGCCTCGCTGGTGGAGATGCGTCGCGTCCGCGACCTCCAGCCCTACGTGGGCAAGGAGATCGAGGCCAAGATCATCGAGCTGGACAAGAACCGCAACAACGTGGTCCTGTCCCGCCGTGCGTGGCTCGAGCAGACCCAGTCCGAGGTCCGCAGCGAGTTCCTCAACCAGCTGCAGAAGGGCCAGGTCCGCAAGGGCGTCGTGTCCTCCATCGTCAACTTCGGTGCCTTCGTGGACCTGGGTGGCGTCGACGGCCTGGTGCACGTCTCCGAGCTGTCCTGGAAGCACATCGACCACCCGAGCGAGGTCGTCGAGGTCGGCACCGAGGTCACCGTCGAGGTGCTCGACGTCGACCTGGACCGCGAGCGCGTCTCCCTGAGCCTCAAGGCCACGCAGGAAGACCCGTGGCGCCAGTTCGCCCGCACCCACGCCATCGGCCAGATCGTGCCCGGCAAGGTCACCAAGCTGGTGCCCTTCGGCGCGTTCGTCCGGGTGGACGAGGGCATCGAGGGCCTGGTGCACATCTCCGAGCTGGCCGAGCGCCACGTGGAGATCCCGGACCAGGTTGTCGGCGTCGGCGACGACGTCATGGTCAAGGTCATCGACATCGACCTGGAGCGTCGTCGCATCTCGCTGAGCCTCAAGCAGGCCAACGAGGACTTCTCCGCGGAGTTCGACCCCTCCAAGTACGGGATGGCCGACCAGTACGACGAGGCCGGCAACTACATCTTCCCGGAGGGCTTCGACGCCGAGACCAACGAGTGGCTCGAGGGCTTCGAGAAGCAGCGTGAGGACTGGGAGCGTCGCTACGCCGAGGCGGAGAAGCGCCACGAGGCTCACAAGGCTCAGATGGAGAAGTCGGCCAAGGACGAGGCTGAGGCCGCGTCGGAGACCAACTACTCCTCCGACTCCGCTGACGACACCGAAGAGGTCGACGCCGGTGAGGGTGCCCCCGCCGCCGCCGGTGGTTCGCTCGCCAGCGACGCCCAGCTTGCCGCCCTGCGCGAGAAGCTGTCCGGCGCCTAGTCAGTAGCCGACGAAGCAGGCCCCGTTCCCGGACATCCGGGGCGGGGCCTGACTCGTTGCTGGGGACGTGCGGGTGGGGGTGCCTCCTCGGGGCGAGGTCGGGCTAGTGCGCCAGCTGCCCGGTGGTGGCCAGGCTCGGAGCCCAGCGCACCTCCGGGGTGGCGGGGGAGCGCCGGCGCAGCCCGGCCAGGCTGTGGCGAGCCGGGGTGAGCAGCACGCTCAACCAGCTGCGGCGACGCGTGCTGAGCACGACGGCCACGGCGGGGTGCTCGGTGCAGTGCACGAGTCCGGGGCGGCCGGCGCGGTGGCGCCCGACGGTGCCCCTGCGGTGAGAGCTCGACATCGGGGCCTCCTGGGAACGAGTGCTACACCTGCGGTCACTAACCGTGAACTCTCAACCTACGCATGAGGGTCTGTCGGGACGCGGAGGCGCGCCGGTGTGCCGCGGCGAGTCTCGCCGTTGTGCCACACTCGATCCATGCTTCGGGTTGGCCTCACGGGCGGTATCGGCGCCGGCAAGTCCACGGTCTCGCGCCGCTGGGCCGAGCGGGGGGCGGTGGTGGTCGACGCCGACCTCATCGCCCGGGAGGTGGTGGCCCCCGGCACTCCGGGCCTGGCCCAGCTGGTGGAGCGCTTCGGGGACGGCATCCTGGACGCCGACGGGGCCCTCGACCGCCCCGCCCTGGCCGCCGTGGCCTTCGCCGACCCCGCCGAGCGGGCGGCGCTGAACGCGGTGCTGCACCCGCTGATCGGCGCCCGCACCGCCGAGCTGGTGGCCGCCGCCCCTGCCGACGCCGTGGTGGTGCAGGACATCCCGCTGCTGGTCGAGGGCAGGATGGCGCCGCTGTTCCACCTGGTGGTGGTGGTGCACACCGACGCCGACGAGCGGGTGCAGCGGCTGGTGGGACAGCGGGGGATGACCGCGGAGGACGCCCGAGCCCGCATCGGCGCGCAGGCCAGCGACGAGCAGCGGCGCGCGGCGGCGGACGTGTGGCTGGACAACGGGGGCGCGCCCGACTCGCTGCTGGCGGAGG is from Rhodococcus sp. X156 and encodes:
- a CDS encoding DUF4352 domain-containing protein is translated as MRDGKFEFVVTTVQPGKASVGSGYLKATAQGQFVVVKLTVRNIGDRQQMFAGSAQKMTDQQGRELSTDTMAGIYLDSDNFLAEINPGNSVQGTLVFDIPKDAVPTTLELHDSVFSGGVTVRLS
- a CDS encoding response regulator, translated to MVDGAPSSDGNRKPRRVLVAEDEALIRLDLVEMLREVGYEIAGEAADGQEAVDLTRSLKPDVVIMDVKMPRRDGIDAAGEIAAERLAPVVILTAFSQRELVERARDAGAMAYLVKPFSVADIVPAVELAASRFAELSALEAEVADLNGRLAARKVIERAKGVLMQTLSLTEPQAFRWIQRNAMDQRTTMQAVAQALLDQATSD
- a CDS encoding branched-chain amino acid ABC transporter substrate-binding protein, giving the protein MVLVGAATLTLSACGSKSSDSSGGSGSSAPLAIAPLVQIDQSGKEVAASSTTAAADPAGDGKATCTNVKLAFAGAKTGPNAALGINIRNGAKVALDAHNKANPGCQVEMVDFDTEGDPQKATQVAPQIVSDPSVIGLLGPAFSGETKATGGIFAQAGLPSLSASATNVALTTNGWKTFYRGLANDGVQGPSVAKYLTDSQGFKKICVVQDDSDYGVGLAKAVEDALGSAADKSCSASVKTGDKDFSATSTSIKSANADAIFYAGYFAEAAPLVTQLRSAGVTAKFVSADGTNDPEFVKQAGSSAQDALLSCPCGPAPDSYKAAYKAANNAEPGVYSTEGYDLTTIMLKGIDAGKTTRADLAAFVKSYDGAGLARNYKWNDKGELDNALIWMYQVK
- a CDS encoding branched-chain amino acid ABC transporter permease; this translates as MAVSPIGFDVESLVDNFWQLTVDGLSYGAIYALIAVGYTLVYGVLKLINFAHSEIFMLGMFGQYLALMALGFAPSGNTYTEGIVFTVGYLAIALVAGMLVSGGAAVALERVAYRPLRKRRASSLTFLITAIGASFVLQEFVHFILPRIDSDLGGSTAQQPIKLVDPKEQFTVFGASVTNVTLVIIVAALVLAAMADIVINRTRFGRGIRAVAQDPDTATLMGVSRERVIMLTFLLGGLLAGAAALFYTLKIPSGIIFNGGFILGIKAFAAAVLGGIGNLRGALLGGLLLGVMELYGQALFGSEWRDVVAFALLVGVLLIRPTGILGESLGRSRA
- a CDS encoding branched-chain amino acid ABC transporter permease, with the protein product MSTSAKDLTPPPVGAKSAGEPPPRGVGDALRVWWNGLARPAQWGFAVPAILVIALLPVLKPPLITTPGTDFGGVMAQFSVYALLAIGLNVVVGQTGLLDLGYVGFYAMGAYTVAILTSPNSPWNQTGPDGWLSDKWAWLAVLPLAVIITAMSGVILGTPTLRLRGDYLAIVTLGFGEIVRLLSDNLKEITGGGQGLSAVAYPRVGETEANPNGIFSAGNNSGAVNSGVWWFWLGIALIILVLVLVGNLERSRVGRAWVAIREDEDAAEIMGVPTFRFKLWAFVIGAAIGGLSGALLAGQVQFVVPTGFNVINSMLFLCAVVLGGQGNKLGVIVGAFIVVYLPNRVMSIDIGGQSLGDYKYLFFGVALIVLMIFRPQGLFPVRQKLLAMGRQVFLAVHRRPTPSEAPVEARP
- a CDS encoding ABC transporter ATP-binding protein, with translation MSEETVDVPQDSELVVDPAAVNPALTDDAAVAAAVAPQREVLTAEGGALLQARNLTMRFGGLTALDDVTFDIKRGEILGMIGPNGAGKTTCFNAITGVYRPTSGEVLFDGAPLGKLKRHQITQRGIARTFQNIRLFGEMTALENVVVGTDARHRTSVPGALFRSRRHAAEERDAVERGMALLEFVGIAPRAVEKARNLSYGDQRRLEIARALATEPKLLCLDEPAAGFNPSEKSALMDLIRKTRDDGFTVLLIEHDMRLVMEVTDRIVVLEFGRKIAEGLPKDVREDPAVIAAYLGVPDDALA